From Brassica oleracea var. oleracea cultivar TO1000 chromosome C3, BOL, whole genome shotgun sequence, a single genomic window includes:
- the LOC106331738 gene encoding uncharacterized protein LOC106331738 produces MRRQGNFADSPATGYGAGQIQNAHSDFQGQLEAFTPERDQPSQPDGQWRWERDGPPNMSRPMPTAAYNESQGVDSSRTYYRGQMDPKSGMETQGSGPRAQPQHHENSKPGYENNRGMQTFEGIEQKFMDDITRLAKDQMGAEDAEIARHRERINTINTRYEEQLAALRSRHAGKREEIMRKESQARQQQYKQQTPGMMDQYHTNAVGAANLRPSGHPQGYIGNAQDPADAPPSRSYGSDRFEAYGERARFQGGERDHGFESRGQYPGGTVSRFY; encoded by the exons ATGAGAAGACAGGGAAACTTTGCGGACTCGCCTGCTACCGGATATGGAGCTGGACAGATACAGAATGCACATTCTGATTTCCAAGGTCAGTTAGAGGCGTTCACGCCTGAGAGGGACCAACCATCGCAACCAGATGGTCAATGGAGATGGGAAAGAGATGGTCCCCCGAATATGTCCAGGCCTATGCCAACTGCTGCTTACAATGAAA GCCAAGGCGTTGATTCATCAAGGACATATTACCGCGGCCAAATGGATCCAAAATCAGGAATGGAGACACAAGGCAGCGGTCCAAGAGCTCAACCACAGCACCATGAAAACTCGAAACCTGGCTATGAGAATAACCGTGGGATGCAGACCTTTGAAGGCATTGAACAGAAGTTCATGGATGATATAACAAGACTAGCAAAAGATCAAATGGGAGCAGAGGATGCAGAGATTGCCAGACATCGAGAG AGAATAAACACCATTAATACTCGGTACGAAGAACAGTTAGCTGCACTGAGATCACGCCACGCAGGTAAAAGAGAAGAGATCATGAGGAAAGAATCACAAGCTAGGCAGCAACAGTACAAGCAGCAAACACCTGGGATGATGGATCAGTATCATACAAACGCGGTTGGTGCGGCCAATCTAAGACCATCTGGCCATCCCCAGGGTTACATTGGTAATGCTCAAGATCCAGCTGATGCACCACCATCCAGATCCTATGGATCAGATCGGTTTGAAGCATATGGAGAGAGAGCTAGGTTTCAGGGCGGAGAGAGGGATCATGGATTCGAGTCCAGGGGTCAGTACCCTGGTGGGACAGTCTCACGGTTCTACTGA